In Desulfofustis limnaeus, the genomic stretch CTTCAACCGTTTCGAGTTGGAAATGGTTACGTGGAAGGCTGCCAGTTTGCAGCCGTCTTGCTTGCAGCGATGCCCGGGCTCGATAAGAGAGACGTGGCAGTGCGGACATCTCACATCGGCCAGCTCTTCGTCATCGTCCACCTGCAGGGTGCTTTCCTGGTCCAGGACGTTGAGGTAGGCGGCGATCTTGCTAATCCCGACCTGCCCCTGGTTGTTGACGATCTCGAAGACGGCCCGGTCCCCTTGATTGAGCCCGGCTTGGCAATGCGGACACCAGCAGGTCAAGTAGGTATCGTGATTGATGTGGGAGCGTTTCATCAACGGGGGGGCGTCCCATACCTCTTCTTCCCAACTGGCCGGCCGGCCTGGTTCCTTTTGTTTCATCAGCAGCTCCATGAAAAAGGGGAGTTCGGATGTGGCACATCCCGGCAGTGGAACCACAACGCAATGGTTCCTCGAGCTTCCGTTGGCGCAAAATCGTCATGAAATCATTGAAATCATCAAGGCGCCGATGGGGCATCTGTGGTATGACCACGTCCGCCCACGGTATTACTACAGTGTGTCAAGAGGAATGTCAAATCAATTAGCCTGATAGATAACTCATGCGAAGAGCAATCACGACGCTTCTGGCCCTGGTTTGTCGAAGCTGCCGTACCCTGGTCTTGATGTCGAAACGCTTGGATTCTGTGTTCTTCTGAGTTTTTCGATCGGTCATGTTGGAGAAATCGTGGTATACTCAATCGTTCCGTGGATGACGCGGGAATGGGAGCGCCGGGTTTGCTTGATCCTGCCAGCGCGTCGGGTTCCGCCAATCATTGGGTCGATTTCGTCAAGAGATAGCTGATGTCAGACAGAGAGCCGGTAACGCTGAACCATCGAGCCAGTTTGGCTGTCGCTGAGTGTATCCGTGACGGTGATGACCTGCTTCGCCTGCGGCTGGCCGGTGACTGGCTGGTCGGCTGCATACCGCGGTCCCACCGACGGCTGCTGCACGACCTGGCGGTTAAACCGCCGACCCGGTTGATCCTGTGCGCAGCTGACGTGGGCCGGTGGGACAGCGGTCTCATCACTTATGTGCTCAAGGTGCGCAAGGTCTGCGAGCAACAGGGGGTTGGCTTTACCACCGAGGGGTTGGCGGCGGGCGCGCAACGGCTGCTGCGTCTGGCTGATGTGGCGATGGAACAGCACGCCGCTGCGGGACGTGTCCTGCGGGTACCGTTTCTGGAACGGCTTGGTGGCCAGGCCTTGGCGTGCTGGCATCATGGGGTGGAGATGGTCGGTTTTCTCGGTGAGGTGAGTGTGGCCTTCGTTCGGCTGCTGTCCGGGCGGGCGCGCTGCCGGTCATCCGATGTGCTGACGGTGATGCTGAACTGCGGTGCGCGAGCCTTGCCGATCGTCTCGCTGATCAGCGTACTGGTGGGCTTGATTCTGGCTTTTGTCGGCGCGGTACAGCTCTCCTTGTTCGGTGCCCAGATCTACGTGGCCAGTCTGGTGGGTATTGCCGTTGTCCGGGTCATGGGTGCGGTGATGGCCGGCATCATCATGGCTGGTAGAACCGGAGCGGCTTTTGCCGCCGAACTGGGCACCATGCAGGTCAACGAGGAAATAGACGCCCTGCGGACGTTGGGAATTGATCCGATCGAGTTCCTGGTACTGCCCCGGGTGCTCGGGATGGTGCTGATGATGCCGCTGCTGTGCCTGTATGCCGATATGATGGGAATTCTAGGCGGGCTGCTGGTCGGCGTGTTCATGCTCGATCTCAACGTTATGGAATATCTGGAGATGACCAAGAAGGCGGTAAAGCTCAGCTATTTCTGGATCGGGTTGTTCCACAGCGCTGTGTTCGGGGTCCTGGTCGCTTTTGCCGGTTGCCTGCGGGGGATGCAATGCGGTCGCAGTGCCTCGGCGGTCGGCGCGGCCGCCACTTCGGCAGTGGTCACCGGCATAGTCAGCATCATTGCGGCAACTGCGGTTATCACCGTGATCTGCAACGTACTTGGCATTTAAACCATGACCGGTAGCGCTTCTCCGACCGCTCCGGCCATCGAAGTCCAAGGCCTGACCATGGCTTACGGCGATCGGGTAATACAAAGAGATTTGAGCTTTACCGTCGCCCAGGGAGATGTCTTTGTCATCATGGGTGGAAGTGGTTGCGGCAAGAGCACGTTGTTGCGTCATCTCGTCGGGTTACATGAGCCGGTGTCCGGAATTGTACGGTATCGCGGAGTGGATTTCTGGCATTTGAGCGAAACGCAGCGGCAAAAGTTGATGCGTCGATTCGGCATCCTCTACCAGAGCGGTGCCCTGTGGAGTTCCATGACGGTCAAGGAGAACGTGGCCCTGCCCCTGGAGCACTATACCGACCTGCCAGCGGGCGATATCGATGAACTGGTTTCCTATAAGCTGGCCTTGGTCGGTTTGGCCGGGTTTGGCAATTTTTATCCAAGCGAGTTGAGTGGTGGCATGCGCAAGCGAGCTGGTCTGGCCAGAGCCATGGCGCTTGACCCGGACATCCTCTATTTTGACGAACCGTCGGCCGGGCTTGATCCGCTCAGCAGCCGCCAGCTGGATGATTTGATCATTGAGTTGCGCGACAGTCTCGGCACCACCATTGTCGTGGTCACGCACGAACTTCCAAGTATTTTCGCCATTGGCACCAATTCGGTCTTTCTCGACGCCGACAGCCGGACCATGATCGCCGCCGGTGATCCACGACGGCTGAAAGACGAATGCGAAAACCCGTTGGTCCGTCGTTTCCTCAACAGAGGAGACACCACGATGGCGGAAAATAACCTGAGTCAAGGGGGGATAGCCTGATGCGAGGCAAGACCGGCAAGACGCTCATCGGGCTATTCGTTTTGGGCGCCTTGGCGCTGGTGGTGGCTGGTGTCGTCATGTTCGGTTCCGGCAAGCTCTTTGTTCCGTCGAAAAAGTATGTCATGTATTTTGACGGTTCGGTCAAGGGGTTGTCGGTCGGGGCCCCGGTTGTCTTTCGTGGCGTAAAGGTGGGATCGGTGATCGACATCATTTTGCAGGGTAATCTGCACGACATGCTGTTTACCGTGCCGGTGATCGTCGAGGTCGATCTGAGCCGTTTTCAGATTGTCGGTGGCGAGAGTGTGTCCGACGATCTTGACAAGGCCTTGATCGAACGTGGTCTGCGCGCTCAATTACAGCCGCAGAGTCTGGTAACGGGACAGCTGGTGATTGATGTCGATTTTCGTCCCGGTCGGCCCATGCGTGTGGCGAGCGATGCCACCGGTCTGCCGCAGATCCCGACCATCCCGTCCACCGCCGAGGAACTGGCGCAAAAATTGGAAGAGCTGCCGCTGCAGCAGCTGGTGAATCGGTTGAACGAGTTGGTGGGGGGCCTCGAGCGCCTGGCCAACTCGCCCGATATGCAAAACGTCCCGCAGGCGTTGAATCAGGCTATCAGCGAAATGCATCAGGTGTTTGCGACGATCGATCGGGAAGTGGCGTCGTTGGCGGCGGAGGCGAGAGATGTCCTCGTGGCCGTGACCGAGACCGTGGACCGCGTGGATCGGACCTTGTCCTTCCAGGAAGGGGCACCGGCCGAGATGGCTGACAATCTCAACCAGTTTTTGAACGAGGCTCGCCAATCCTTGGCGGTCTTCGATCAGACCGTGGAATCCGTCCGCTCGACCCTCGGTGACGAGCGTTCTGCCTACGAATTGCGTCATGCCTTGCGCGAATTGCGTCGGACCGCTCAGGCGCTCGGGGTGTTGGCGGATTCCCTCGATCGCCAACCAGACATATTGCTGTGGGGCAAACCAGCCGAGGAGGCGCCATGAATGTGAAGTTGCGGGTCGTGTGGTGGATCACCGTACTGGCGATCCTGACCATCTGTGCCGGCTGCAGTAGCAGGCCACCGACACACTATTACGCGCTGTCGGTGCTGGCTGACGATTCCACAATGCCACTGAGCCCGCGGGATCCTGAACGGCGGCAGGTGCTCGGGGTGGGCCCGATCGCACTGCCGGCCTACCTCGATCATCCGTCGATTACCATACGCAGCGACGAGACGACACTGTTTCGCTCCGATCTGCATCGCTGGGGCGGGTCCCTGCATGACGAGGTGAGCCGGGTGCTGGTGGAAAATCTTGACCGTTTGTTGCCGGAGGAGCGTTTCATTGTCCTGCCTTGGATGGAAACCGCGGTCAGCGACTTCCGCGTGCAGATCTCCATCAGCCGCTTTGAGGGTGTGGCTGAACAAGGGGTGGTGCTGCATGGATCGTGGCTCCTGTTTGGCGGGCGGAGCTCCACTCCACTTGCCGCGGATACGGTGGAAGTGCGCGAAGAGATTGAAGGCGACGGTTATCGTGAGCTGGTGTTGGCCATGAGCAGGTGTCTGGTCGCCATGGGCGGCAGCATCGCCGGTGCGATCATCGATCGTCAGGCGGTCTACACCACTGAGCGGGTGACGCAAGAGGCACCCTGAAATGAGCACGGGAAGTGAAGCGACCATGACTGCAGATTTGAGCCCTTATCTTCGGGCGACCAGGTTTATCGATTACGATCAACCGTCGGTACAGGCCTTCGCCGAACGGGTCTGTGCGCCGCTTGCCGGCGCCGGCGCGCGGGAAAAAGCGGTTCAGCTCTATTACGCGGTACGGGATGAGATTCGCTACGACCCCTATGATTTGAGCATCGTTCCCGACGCCCTGCGGGCCAGTGGTGTGATCACCAAAGGGGTCGGCTATTGTGTGACCAAGGCCGTGGTTCTTACGGCAGTTGCCCGGCAGCAAGGTATTCCCAGCCGACTCGGATTCGCCGATGTGCGTAATCATCTGTCGACCAAGCGGTTACGCCAGGTGATGGAGACCGATGTCTTCTTTTATCACGGCTTCACCGAGCTGTTCCTCGAAGGGCGTTGGGTCAAGGCGACGCCTGCTTTCAATCTGGCTCTTTGTCGACGTTTTCAGGTGAAACCGTTGGAATTCGACGGGATCAACGATTCCATCTTTCACGAATGCAACGCGGTTGGGCAAAAGCATCTCGAATATCTGCGCGAGCATGGCAGTTTTGCCGATCTCCCCCATGAGCAGTTGTTTGCCGCCTACCGGCATCATTATCCGGCTCTGTTTCGGCTCCTGGAAAAAACCGCCTCTTTTGATTTTCACGAGGAAGCGGAGCAAGAGCGGCGAAGATCAAGACCGTCGCGGTGGTGACCGGGGCGGCGCAAAAACCTAAGCGCGATCGCCGTCTTTTCCAGCGTCACGTTCGAAGATGAAGAGGTCGCCCGGGATCCAGGTTCCGTTTTCCTTTCTGATATCATGCGTTTGGTGTCCAACTTTTTGGAATCCGTGACGAGCGGCACAACCGATCAAATACGCGGCCGTGTGGGCAAATCGGCCCGAGGGGCGCAGACGGTAGCCCAACGATGTTTCATCGAATAACCTTTCGATGGAGCAGGCAAGGACGGCGTGACGGCAAGCCGTTCGTGACAAGCCGGCACATATTCTCTCCAGTTCACCCAGATAAATGAAGACATCGGCGGCGAGGAACAGATCGTAGCGAGCCGCGGTGCGATCAAGAAAGGCGCCGAGCTCATCCTGGATTAGATGGTGATAGTGGCCTTTGCGGGCGGCCACCTCGAGCATTCGCGGGGAAAGGTCGATGCCGGTGAGCTGGTGTACTTCATTGTACAGCGCGGCACCGACCAGGCCGGTGCCGCAGCCCAGATCGATACCGCTGGCGAACTTCCGGTCGGGATAATGGGCCAGGATCATCTCGGCGAGGCGCTGGGGAACGGTATAGCCCAGGTTGGAGCCAATGTGTCGTTCGAAGCGGTACGCGTATTTGTCGAACGTTTCGGTTACATAACCCGGCGGGGCACTTTCCCGGACTGAGCCGTCGAGGGCGGCGAGCATGTACTGGGCTGATTCGTGGTTGGGCTGCAGGGCCAGCAGCCGTTGCAGAGTCTGTCTGGCCATTTCCAGGTCGCCCCGGCAGTTATAGAGGCCGGAGAGATTGAACAGAA encodes the following:
- a CDS encoding MlaD family protein — translated: MRGKTGKTLIGLFVLGALALVVAGVVMFGSGKLFVPSKKYVMYFDGSVKGLSVGAPVVFRGVKVGSVIDIILQGNLHDMLFTVPVIVEVDLSRFQIVGGESVSDDLDKALIERGLRAQLQPQSLVTGQLVIDVDFRPGRPMRVASDATGLPQIPTIPSTAEELAQKLEELPLQQLVNRLNELVGGLERLANSPDMQNVPQALNQAISEMHQVFATIDREVASLAAEARDVLVAVTETVDRVDRTLSFQEGAPAEMADNLNQFLNEARQSLAVFDQTVESVRSTLGDERSAYELRHALRELRRTAQALGVLADSLDRQPDILLWGKPAEEAP
- a CDS encoding transglutaminase-like domain-containing protein, translating into MSPYLRATRFIDYDQPSVQAFAERVCAPLAGAGAREKAVQLYYAVRDEIRYDPYDLSIVPDALRASGVITKGVGYCVTKAVVLTAVARQQGIPSRLGFADVRNHLSTKRLRQVMETDVFFYHGFTELFLEGRWVKATPAFNLALCRRFQVKPLEFDGINDSIFHECNAVGQKHLEYLREHGSFADLPHEQLFAAYRHHYPALFRLLEKTASFDFHEEAEQERRRSRPSRW
- a CDS encoding ABC transporter ATP-binding protein, with amino-acid sequence MTGSASPTAPAIEVQGLTMAYGDRVIQRDLSFTVAQGDVFVIMGGSGCGKSTLLRHLVGLHEPVSGIVRYRGVDFWHLSETQRQKLMRRFGILYQSGALWSSMTVKENVALPLEHYTDLPAGDIDELVSYKLALVGLAGFGNFYPSELSGGMRKRAGLARAMALDPDILYFDEPSAGLDPLSSRQLDDLIIELRDSLGTTIVVVTHELPSIFAIGTNSVFLDADSRTMIAAGDPRRLKDECENPLVRRFLNRGDTTMAENNLSQGGIA
- a CDS encoding PqiC family protein produces the protein MNVKLRVVWWITVLAILTICAGCSSRPPTHYYALSVLADDSTMPLSPRDPERRQVLGVGPIALPAYLDHPSITIRSDETTLFRSDLHRWGGSLHDEVSRVLVENLDRLLPEERFIVLPWMETAVSDFRVQISISRFEGVAEQGVVLHGSWLLFGGRSSTPLAADTVEVREEIEGDGYRELVLAMSRCLVAMGGSIAGAIIDRQAVYTTERVTQEAP
- a CDS encoding MlaE family ABC transporter permease, with translation MSDREPVTLNHRASLAVAECIRDGDDLLRLRLAGDWLVGCIPRSHRRLLHDLAVKPPTRLILCAADVGRWDSGLITYVLKVRKVCEQQGVGFTTEGLAAGAQRLLRLADVAMEQHAAAGRVLRVPFLERLGGQALACWHHGVEMVGFLGEVSVAFVRLLSGRARCRSSDVLTVMLNCGARALPIVSLISVLVGLILAFVGAVQLSLFGAQIYVASLVGIAVVRVMGAVMAGIIMAGRTGAAFAAELGTMQVNEEIDALRTLGIDPIEFLVLPRVLGMVLMMPLLCLYADMMGILGGLLVGVFMLDLNVMEYLEMTKKAVKLSYFWIGLFHSAVFGVLVAFAGCLRGMQCGRSASAVGAAATSAVVTGIVSIIAATAVITVICNVLGI
- a CDS encoding tetratricopeptide repeat protein — translated: MDLQSVFTEAVQLHQVGKYQEALNRYLLILDVLPDNVNLLSNVGLVYRDLGRADDALGFCLKAVRQAPGDPNQLVNLGAVYESLSRVDEAAATYEQALALAPHHAKALNNLGKLYHLLGQSERGLALIRHALTVEPDNPLALNNLGVILSDSGDFQGAAAAFEQSLQKDPTNSDLLFNLSGLYNCRGDLEMARQTLQRLLALQPNHESAQYMLAALDGSVRESAPPGYVTETFDKYAYRFERHIGSNLGYTVPQRLAEMILAHYPDRKFASGIDLGCGTGLVGAALYNEVHQLTGIDLSPRMLEVAARKGHYHHLIQDELGAFLDRTAARYDLFLAADVFIYLGELERICAGLSRTACRHAVLACSIERLFDETSLGYRLRPSGRFAHTAAYLIGCAARHGFQKVGHQTHDIRKENGTWIPGDLFIFERDAGKDGDRA